The genomic stretch TGACCTTCCCAGTATATTGCACCACCATCGTCGCCAGCAGTATTGTTAATAAATTTAGTATTATATACTTTACCATCATCACCAGCTACATATATACTACCACCATCAAAGGCAACTTTATTATTAGTGAATACTGAATTATTAATTGTAGCATCATTACCTTCAACATAAATTACACCACCACTATTAGCAGAAGTACAATTACTGAAGGTACAACCATCAATTAAAGTAGTATTACCTATAATGTATATTGCACCACCATCATGACTTGCAGTACAATCACTGAAAGTAGTATCAATAATATTTACATTATTTCCGGTAATGAATAGTGCACCACCATCTACTTTAGATTGGTTTTTACCATCTGCCATCCAAGCAGAACTAGATGTAAAAGTAGATCCAGATATAGTTACATCTGAACCGGTAAGGCAGATAGCACCACCACGAGTACTAGAGGTATTACCATCAGGTTTATCAATACTTATACCATTATTATCAATACTAGTAATATTGTGTATAGTACCACTACTACCCATCCAGTATATTGCACCACCATCATCACCTGCGGTATTACTTATGAATTGGGTATTGTATACTTTAATATTAGTACCATTAACATATAATGCACCACCATCACCAGTACAATTATTACCGGTCATGATAACATTATCTATAATACCATTATTTCCATATACATAACATGCACCACCATCATCAGCAGCAGTATTATTGATGAATGATGAATCTATAATTTTAAAGTTATAGCCAGAAATAGTTGAAGTTGAGGTCATTGTAGAAGCAGGAGCAATATATATTGCACCACCGTTACCAAAAGCAGAATTGTTAATGAAGTTAGAATTGAATATTTCAACATTATCACTAGTAGTCCATCTAAGTGCAGCACCATCATTACCTTTAGCATTAACGAAGTTAATGTTTTTCAATATAACATGTGAGTTACCACTTATACTGAAAATAGATGCTTGGTTTGCACCGTCAATTGTGTATCCGGCACCATCAATAGTAATGTCTTTATTAATGGAAATACCACTAGATACAATACTATCATTACTAGTGTATGTGTAATTCTTATCCAAGGTAATAGTTTCACCTGCACCTTGAATCTTATCATTCAATTGTATAAATGTTCCCGCCGTATCGGCCAGGATATCTTCTTGGGTGTTGGCAACTTGTATAATATCATGATCAGTTGTAGAGATATTAAAATCATCCACATGATCAGTTGCAGATACAACTGAAACTGCTGAAATAGATATTATGAACAAGCACAACACTATAAATATCTGCTTTTTATTCATAATAATAACCTCATTTTTTTTATAAGTATAACTTCATAATTTCTGAACCATTATACTACTTTAATTATTAGATTAAACTAATATATATGCTTTGCTTTTTGGGATTTTAGGCGAAATTTTAAAATACTTTCAAAAATACCTTTTTTCACTAAACATTATATAAAAATAATAATTAAAAAATAAAAATTTTTAATATTTGAAATAAAATTAATAAAAAAAAATAAATTTAAGAAGTAAAAATTATACAAAAATACAAAATAAAATTTATAAATAAACAGTAAAACAAAATTTCATTTACTTGAGTTAACACTGCAAAATATGCCTTAAGATATTTAAATTATGTTCAATGAAAATTATTTTTTACTCAAAAAAAATTAGAATAATTAAAAAAATATGAATTTAATATGACTCTTATTTAAAATTACTGAAGATTATTAATATTGCACAATTCAACCTAAATTTTTGAGTGACAATAATGTGCCGGTAAAATATATTGTCTAATCAAAATTTTTACAAAACATTAAGTTTCATGCATGATAACCCATTATCAAAGTGTTAGAAAATGCAGTATTTCAACCATGACATGTATACTGGCAACATCATTTATGGTTAAAATTCAATACTCAAACTAGAACTTTTTACACCATAGTTAAAAATCATCATCCCAATCTATTATATCTCCAAGATAACGATTCCAAAAATAACCAGAAGTTTACAAAATATATTATATATTAAAAGTATACAGTCACATTCATTATATGTGAATATGTAATTATATCAGAAAAAGTATATAAAAAAAGAAGTGAAAAAGTAATCTTAATTGATTACTTTACTTTTGATGATTTCCACTCTTTTGAGAGGGTAGATTTTTTTAGCGTTGTGGTAAATTTCAGATGCTAATTTACCGTTTACACAAACTTTTACCAAATCATCAAAGGATTTTTCAGCTGCGTTTTCTCTGAGTAAATCTTCAATAACTTTTCTCATGTATCTTTGTTGGGAAGATTTAGCTCTTCTGGTGGTTACAGCTAAAACCTGAAGTTTTAATTTGCGATCATCTTTAGTTTTAACAATTGCGGAAGCATCGATTCTGGAAGTTCCTCTTCTAATCATGCTTCTTACATAATCAGTAGTGGTTTTGTGTCCGGTGAATTTGGTGTTTGCAACATCACCTGCAACATTATCAATTTCAAATCTGAGTTTGATGTATTGTTTTGAGAAATCTCCGGATAATTCTCTCATGGTAACTTCTACGCCTCTTCCAATGAGAAGTTCTGGATCTTTTGCTGGAGTTTCTCCAATTTCTTTATCTTCAAAGTTCACTGGTGTTTTGATAGTATACCAGGATTTTTCTTTCCATGTATCACGTACTCTACGTCTTGATTTTGCTTTTGCCATTATATCAACCGTTTAATTTTAATAATTTATTATATATGTAATTTAGCGTGTCGCCATTTAATTTTAAAAATAGTCTTACATAAGGTAGTTTATCAAATACTACACAAAATAAACTGTAAAAATGATATAAAATAATTATAGATTTACAATCACTTTTTAGACTATTGTGAGCCATGCTCACTTTATTTAAAGAAATATTTGTAATTAAGTTTTATTTTTTTAAAACCCGCCCATAAAGGTTATATTTAGTTATTTTAATCATGATATATAAAGGTTATTGAATTTTAAAAAAATATGCAAAAATAACTGGATTTTAAAAAAAATAAAATTTTAAATGTATTTTCATGGAAATTATAAAAACATTAAAAATAAGCTTTAAATTGAAAATAAAGCATCAATATTAGTTTTTAAGAAATGTTTTGATAAGTGAAAATATAGAGACATATTTTTTAATTGAAATTACTAAAAACTTCTAAAAAAATTTTGATATAAAAATTGCTTTGAGTTGGTAAAATTGTCATCAATTAGTAAAATTGCTTTGAATTAATAAAATTTACATTATAATACAATATTTACTTAATTTAAGAGCTATAAAATCTTAAAAGTTAAATTTAAATATTTAAATTAAGATATAGTATTATCAACCAAATATAGGAGGTTTTTTTAATGTCAAAATTTCAAGAAGACATGCTCTTTAAAAATGTCAGTGACGAAGATGCTAGAATTTTTCTGGACATAATTGGAAAAAAATCAGAAACAGTCAAAATATTGACAAAAGAACTACGATTACATGATCCAACGACATTTAAACCTGACATAATGCTAGAATTAGATAACGAAATTTTAATAATTGAACTTCAATCAACAAAAGTAGGAATAAAACATCACCAAAGATTCCACATATATGTTGCAATAACAGACTATAACAATAAAACCGAAAAAGAAGTCAATTTAAGTGTTTTTTCAACAGCAGAGGAATCAAAAAAAATAAGTTACAAATACAACAAGTATAATAAATTTAACTACGAGGTAATTAGCTTATCTGATTATGACAGTAAGGAAATTATTAATACCATTAACCACAAAATAGAAAATAACTTTCCAATAACGGGAAAAGAAATAGTATTATATGCTCTAATACCTCTCATTGAAAAAACAGAGAGTGTTGAAGATTACATTGATGAAATAGTCGAAACATTAATTAACCTAACAGGATTAACACCATCGATCAAAGCATTGGCATTTGGTATCGAATGGTTATTAATAGACAAATTTGTTAAGAATGAACAAAAAAGAAATATACTTATGGATTTACTGGGTGAAAGAATGAGTATGATATACGAATATGGGCAAAGAAAAGAAAAAAAAGGAATAGACCAAGGAATAAACCAAGGAATAAACCAAGGAATAAGCCAAGGAATAAGCCAAGAACAAGAAAGAATCATTGAAAACTTATTAGTTTCAGGAATGGATGCAGAAACTATTTCAAAAACAGCAAAAATACCCCTATCCAAAGTTAAAGCCATTGAAAACAAAATTAAAAATTGAAAAATGTTAATTTTTCATAAAATTAACATGATCAATATACCTTTGCAGGACCTCATCAATCGGCCCTTCATCCATAACTAGTTTGATTTGAGCATCATCAGCCTTGATTTTTGATTTAAAACCATACTGAACAGCAATCAAAACATCACAATCACTGCAGGCCTTAATAACTTTACCTCCCTGATGTTTTGAATCTTCCGCTATTTCAATATCCCTTTTTTCAACAAAGCTCAATTCATCTTCATAATCATAGACATATACAGATTTTCCCCTTCCAAGATGCAAATCAACATTTTCACCATCGGAAGAAACTACAGCCAAACGCATTTTAATCCCTTACTTTTTTAATTATTTTTGCAACATTTCGTCCAAAAAGCTTTATTGTTTCAATACCTTCTTCGTCTTCCATTGCGGTTCCTTCAGGACCTGCGATTACCATGTTCCAGTATGTGCTTCCTGCAACAATCATGTTGTTGATTGCAAAAAACATGAGCATTTCCTGAAGTGTTAATGTTACTCCGCCACGTCTTGCAACTGCTATTGGACCTCCAACCATCCAGTCAAGGAATTTATCTCCTCCTCTGGACACTTTACCTATTCTTTGAAGAGCAGCCATGATATCCCCTCTTGCAGTTCCAAAGTAAACCGGTGCAGCCGGTATAAACCCATCGGCATGGCGTATCTTTTCAATAATTTCATCAAGTCCGTCATCAAGGATGCAGTTGCCTTTTTCGGCGCATTTTGAACATGCTATACATGACTGTATTTTCATTCCTTTTAGTGAAATGATTTCAGTTTCCACACCTTCAGCTTCAATTTCGCCTGCACACTGCTCAAGAACAATCCCCGTATTGGAGTTTGCCCTCGGACTTGCATTTAATAAAATAACCTTACTCATATTATCACACTCATACTTCAGCACCATCTAATGCATGACGGCATGTGCAATCTGGTGAATCTTCAGCATTTTTTATAAAATTATATATCAGTTCAAGTAGGTCAGCTTCCTTTTGAGAAACCATTTCAAAGACTTCATCGATTGTAAGCTCCTGTTCGGAGATTCCTGATGCATAATTGGACACAATGCATATTGAGTTATAGCACATTTCCCTTTCACGTGCAAGAGTAACTTCAGGCAGTCCTGTCATGCCCACAAGGTCTCCTCCAAGCATCTTAAACATTTTTATCTCAGCAGGAGTTTCAAATCTTGGTCCTTCTGTGCATACATAGGTTCCTCCAAGTATCACATCACCTGATTCGGCCAGAATATCTCTTAATGTTGGACAGTAAGCTTCAGTTACATCAATATGAACAACCTTATCTTCATAGAAGGTTTTTGCCCTATTCTGTGAGAAATCTAAAAAGTCATCCGGAATAACAAATGAACCAGGAGGCATTTCCTCGTTCATGGACCCCACTGAATTGGTGGCTATTATCTGAGTGACACCCACTTCTTTTAGTGCATCGATATTTGCTCTGAAATTTATTTTATGAGGCGGAATTGAATGTCCTGACGCATGGCGGGGAATAA from uncultured Methanobrevibacter sp. encodes the following:
- the mtnP gene encoding S-methyl-5'-thioadenosine phosphorylase — protein: MIGIIGGSGVYEITHKADSCVNKTVKTDYGEVEVSILDIFSKKVAFIPRHASGHSIPPHKINFRANIDALKEVGVTQIIATNSVGSMNEEMPPGSFVIPDDFLDFSQNRAKTFYEDKVVHIDVTEAYCPTLRDILAESGDVILGGTYVCTEGPRFETPAEIKMFKMLGGDLVGMTGLPEVTLAREREMCYNSICIVSNYASGISEQELTIDEVFEMVSQKEADLLELIYNFIKNAEDSPDCTCRHALDGAEV
- a CDS encoding NifB/NifX family molybdenum-iron cluster-binding protein, whose translation is MRLAVVSSDGENVDLHLGRGKSVYVYDYEDELSFVEKRDIEIAEDSKHQGGKVIKACSDCDVLIAVQYGFKSKIKADDAQIKLVMDEGPIDEVLQRYIDHVNFMKN
- a CDS encoding flavodoxin family protein, which gives rise to MSKVILLNASPRANSNTGIVLEQCAGEIEAEGVETEIISLKGMKIQSCIACSKCAEKGNCILDDGLDEIIEKIRHADGFIPAAPVYFGTARGDIMAALQRIGKVSRGGDKFLDWMVGGPIAVARRGGVTLTLQEMLMFFAINNMIVAGSTYWNMVIAGPEGTAMEDEEGIETIKLFGRNVAKIIKKVRD
- a CDS encoding 30S ribosomal protein S3ae, whose amino-acid sequence is MAKAKSRRRVRDTWKEKSWYTIKTPVNFEDKEIGETPAKDPELLIGRGVEVTMRELSGDFSKQYIKLRFEIDNVAGDVANTKFTGHKTTTDYVRSMIRRGTSRIDASAIVKTKDDRKLKLQVLAVTTRRAKSSQQRYMRKVIEDLLRENAAEKSFDDLVKVCVNGKLASEIYHNAKKIYPLKRVEIIKSKVIN